The following proteins come from a genomic window of Candidatus Bipolaricaulis sibiricus:
- a CDS encoding Endonuclease III, with product MLAHYGPARLTPQEPPLDLLVRTILSQHTSDRNRDVAYARLRARFPAWEVVLEAPTEAVADAIRGAGLHRQRATRIQDVLRRIRDERGTLSLDFLGNLSDRTAVEWLLSLPGVGKKTAYVVLLFGFNRPFFPVDTHIARVTRRLGLWDGRADPHDALAPLVPPGRELDLHLHLIRLGRELCRPRAPRCPDCPLLDHCPYGAARVQSPPRKEDR from the coding sequence TTGCTCGCGCATTACGGCCCAGCCCGCCTCACCCCTCAGGAACCGCCACTGGACCTTCTCGTTCGGACCATTCTTTCCCAGCACACCTCGGACCGCAACCGCGACGTGGCCTACGCCCGGCTCCGCGCGCGATTCCCGGCGTGGGAGGTGGTCCTCGAGGCGCCAACAGAGGCCGTGGCGGACGCGATCCGGGGGGCCGGGCTCCACCGCCAGCGGGCGACCCGCATCCAGGACGTGCTCCGCCGGATCAGGGACGAGCGGGGCACCCTATCTCTCGACTTCCTCGGCAACCTCTCCGACAGGACGGCCGTGGAGTGGCTTCTCTCCCTGCCGGGGGTGGGGAAGAAGACGGCGTACGTTGTGCTCCTGTTCGGGTTCAACCGCCCGTTCTTCCCCGTCGACACGCACATCGCGCGGGTCACGCGGCGCCTCGGGCTGTGGGACGGCCGGGCCGACCCCCACGACGCGCTGGCCCCACTCGTCCCGCCTGGACGGGAGCTCGACCTCCACCTCCACCTCATCCGGCTCGGCCGGGAGCTGTGCCGGCCCCGCGCCCCCCGCTGCCCGGACTGCCCCCTCCTCGACCACTGTCCCTACGGGGCGGCGCGCGTACAATCGCCGCCGCGCAAGGAGGATCGATGA
- a CDS encoding HDIG domain protein, whose translation MNRLEALALVEERVKTKNLVKHMLAVEAGMRALAQRFGEDPDRWGLAGLVHDLDYEETKDRPDVHGHRTVDLLRSRGFADEEILDAILAHAGHREPRVPLEIALTAVDPLTGLVVAAALVHPDRIGGLTPQNVLNRYREKGFARSASREGIALGQRLGLSLEEFVGVVLAAMQAARSELGL comes from the coding sequence ATGAACCGACTGGAAGCCCTGGCCCTCGTCGAGGAGAGGGTCAAGACGAAGAACCTCGTCAAGCACATGCTCGCCGTGGAGGCGGGGATGCGGGCGCTCGCCCAACGGTTCGGAGAGGACCCCGACCGGTGGGGACTGGCCGGCCTCGTCCACGACCTCGACTACGAGGAAACGAAGGACCGACCCGACGTCCACGGCCACCGGACAGTCGATCTCCTGCGGTCCCGCGGGTTCGCGGACGAGGAGATCCTCGACGCGATTCTCGCTCACGCCGGCCACCGGGAGCCCAGGGTCCCCCTCGAGATCGCCCTCACCGCGGTGGATCCCCTCACCGGGCTGGTCGTCGCCGCAGCGCTCGTCCACCCGGACCGGATCGGCGGGCTCACCCCCCAGAACGTGCTCAACCGGTACCGGGAGAAGGGGTTCGCCCGCTCGGCGTCGCGCGAGGGGATCGCGCTCGGCCAAAGGCTCGGCCTCTCTCTGGAGGAGTTCGTCGGGGTCGTCCTCGCGGCGATGCAGGCCGCCCGCTCCGAGCTGGGCCTCTAG